Proteins from one Gemmatimonadota bacterium genomic window:
- a CDS encoding DNA repair exonuclease, giving the protein MVRFIHTSDWQIGKVFRFLDDTTMGLLQEARLQAINRIGEQAHNCEVEDVLVAGDIYDMEELTPQSVNRPLERMRTFSNVVWHLIPGNHDPHRPNGLWDRLLHRGLPDNVRVYIKREPVILKDNDLALLPAPLHYRHELDDITAYMDHVELADGVVRIGLAHGTVTDFGSSSGRAPNFITPDRIRSADLDYLALGDWHGQLKINERCWYSGTPEVDAFHTENGGQALLVKIEGRGATPVVEPFPTGYYTWERVTEQINCGEDIDYLETRLRGLAEALDRVLIHLEIEGAVSLEDRQRFQNQITDGVTAAFCYMRIDDDHLYSKPTERDLDQIDRGGFVRAAAEELKQRAEDDSDEEQAIAAQALHRLFIEHMKLQAGQQ; this is encoded by the coding sequence ATGGTAAGGTTTATTCATACCTCCGACTGGCAGATAGGTAAGGTATTTCGGTTTTTGGATGACACCACGATGGGGTTACTCCAGGAAGCGCGTTTACAAGCAATTAATCGCATAGGAGAGCAAGCTCATAATTGCGAGGTCGAAGACGTTCTAGTAGCCGGTGATATCTACGACATGGAGGAACTTACACCTCAATCGGTTAATCGACCACTTGAACGGATGCGAACCTTCTCGAACGTTGTATGGCATCTTATACCTGGAAACCACGATCCACATCGTCCAAATGGTCTATGGGATCGACTTTTACACAGGGGCCTGCCTGACAATGTGCGAGTCTACATAAAGCGAGAGCCAGTGATTCTAAAGGACAACGATTTGGCGCTTTTGCCTGCACCACTGCATTACCGGCATGAACTCGATGATATTACTGCCTACATGGATCATGTTGAACTTGCGGATGGCGTCGTGAGGATTGGGCTTGCTCACGGAACAGTTACTGATTTCGGATCCAGTAGTGGGAGAGCACCTAACTTCATTACGCCAGACCGTATACGAAGCGCAGACCTCGATTATCTCGCACTCGGAGATTGGCACGGTCAGTTAAAGATCAATGAGAGGTGTTGGTACAGTGGAACCCCAGAAGTTGATGCATTTCATACAGAAAACGGCGGTCAAGCATTACTAGTCAAAATCGAGGGACGTGGTGCTACCCCAGTAGTGGAACCGTTTCCAACCGGATACTATACGTGGGAGCGAGTTACGGAACAAATCAATTGCGGTGAAGACATTGACTACCTTGAAACCAGACTACGTGGTCTAGCTGAAGCACTAGATCGAGTATTGATTCACCTCGAAATAGAGGGTGCAGTGTCGTTAGAAGACCGCCAGCGTTTTCAGAATCAAATAACCGACGGCGTTACAGCCGCTTTCTGTTATATGAGAATTGATGATGACCATCTGTACTCTAAGCCAACAGAAAGGGATCTTGATCAAATCGATCGAGGAGGTTTCGTGCGTGCTGCTGCGGAAGAGTTGAAGCAGCGAGCAGAAGACGATAGTGACGAGGAACAAGCAATCGCCGCTCAGGCTCTACATCGGCTATTTATAGAACATATGAAGTTACAGGCGGGCCAACAGTGA